The following proteins are co-located in the Manihot esculenta cultivar AM560-2 chromosome 9, M.esculenta_v8, whole genome shotgun sequence genome:
- the LOC110622015 gene encoding farnesyl pyrophosphate synthase 1 isoform X1, whose protein sequence is MADLKSTFLRVYSVLKQELLEDPAFEWTPDSRQWVERMLDYNVPGGKLNRGLSVVDSYKLLKDGRELTEEEIFLASALGWCIEWLQAYFLVLDDIMDSSHTRRGQPCWFRVPKVGLIATNDGILLRNHIPRILKKHFRGKAYYVDLLDLFNEVEFQTASGQMIDLITTLEGEKDLSKYTLSLHRRIVQYKTAYYSFYLPVACALLMAGENLDNHIAVKDILVQMGIYFQVQDDYLDCFGDPKTIGKIGTDIEDFKCSWLVVKALEHCDEEQKKVLYEHYGKADPASVAKVKVLYNELNLQGVFMEYENESYEILVTSIEAHPSKSVQAVLKSFLAKIYKRQK, encoded by the exons ATGGCGGATCTGAAGTCAACATTCTTGAGGGTCTATTCTGTCCTCAAGCAGGAGCTCCTTGAGGACCCTGCTTTCGAATGGACACCAGATTCCCGTCAATGGGTTGAGCGG ATGTTGGACTATAATGTGCCTGGAG GGAAGCTGAATAGGGGGCTTTCTGTGGTTGACAGCTACAAATTGTTGAAAGATGGACGGGAATTAACAGAAGAAGAAATCTTTCTTGCAAGTGCTCTTGGTTGGTGTATTGAATGG CTGCAAGCGTATTTTCTTGTCCTTGATGACATTATGGATAGTTCTCATACCCGACGTGGTCAGCCTTGTTGGTTTAGGGTGCCCAAG GTTGGTCTGATTGCCACAAATGATGGGATTTTGCTTCGCAATCACATTCCCAGGATTCTTAAAAAGCACTTCCGGGGGAAGGCATACTATGTAGATCTTCTAGATTTGTTTAATGAG GTGGAGTTTCAAACAGCCTCAGGACAGATGATAGATCTAATTACAACACTTGAAGGAGAAAAGGATTTATCCAAATACACTTTATCACT GCACCGGAGAATTGTTCAGTACAAAACTGCCTACTACTCATTTTATCTTCCC GTTGCTTGTGCATTGCTCATGGCGGGTGAGAATCTGGACAATCACATTGCTGTGAAAGACATTCTTGTTCAGATGGGAATCTACTTCCAAGTACAG GATGATTATTTGGATTGTTTTGGTGATCCGAAGACAATTGGTAAG ATAGGAACAGATATAGAAGATTTTAAGTGCTCGTGGTTGGTCGTGAAGGCTTTAGAACATTGCGATGAAGAGCAAAAGAAAGTGTTATAT GAGCACTATGGGAAAGCTGACCCAGCCAGTGTAGCAAAGGTGAAGGTCCTTTATAATGAACTGAACCTTCAG GGAGTATTCATGGAGTATGAGAATGAAAGCTATGAGATATTAGTGACTTCCATTGAAGCTCATCCTAGCAAGTCAGTGCAAGCAGTGTTGAAATCCTTTTTGGCCAAAATTTACAAGAGACAGaaatag
- the LOC110622015 gene encoding farnesyl pyrophosphate synthase 1 isoform X2, producing MDSSHTRRGQPCWFRVPKVGLIATNDGILLRNHIPRILKKHFRGKAYYVDLLDLFNEVEFQTASGQMIDLITTLEGEKDLSKYTLSLHRRIVQYKTAYYSFYLPVACALLMAGENLDNHIAVKDILVQMGIYFQVQDDYLDCFGDPKTIGKIGTDIEDFKCSWLVVKALEHCDEEQKKVLYEHYGKADPASVAKVKVLYNELNLQGVFMEYENESYEILVTSIEAHPSKSVQAVLKSFLAKIYKRQK from the exons ATGGATAGTTCTCATACCCGACGTGGTCAGCCTTGTTGGTTTAGGGTGCCCAAG GTTGGTCTGATTGCCACAAATGATGGGATTTTGCTTCGCAATCACATTCCCAGGATTCTTAAAAAGCACTTCCGGGGGAAGGCATACTATGTAGATCTTCTAGATTTGTTTAATGAG GTGGAGTTTCAAACAGCCTCAGGACAGATGATAGATCTAATTACAACACTTGAAGGAGAAAAGGATTTATCCAAATACACTTTATCACT GCACCGGAGAATTGTTCAGTACAAAACTGCCTACTACTCATTTTATCTTCCC GTTGCTTGTGCATTGCTCATGGCGGGTGAGAATCTGGACAATCACATTGCTGTGAAAGACATTCTTGTTCAGATGGGAATCTACTTCCAAGTACAG GATGATTATTTGGATTGTTTTGGTGATCCGAAGACAATTGGTAAG ATAGGAACAGATATAGAAGATTTTAAGTGCTCGTGGTTGGTCGTGAAGGCTTTAGAACATTGCGATGAAGAGCAAAAGAAAGTGTTATAT GAGCACTATGGGAAAGCTGACCCAGCCAGTGTAGCAAAGGTGAAGGTCCTTTATAATGAACTGAACCTTCAG GGAGTATTCATGGAGTATGAGAATGAAAGCTATGAGATATTAGTGACTTCCATTGAAGCTCATCCTAGCAAGTCAGTGCAAGCAGTGTTGAAATCCTTTTTGGCCAAAATTTACAAGAGACAGaaatag